From Bacillus basilensis, a single genomic window includes:
- a CDS encoding alpha/beta fold hydrolase → MKKLLKLVKIIFLMCISIIFFGTGAVFIYHNYQLKMESKLMNNKGELVNFDNKKVNVYNEGSGEDTFVFMAGSGIAAPVYELKGLYRKFSKENKISVIERAGYGYSDVFQDDRDIETILEQTREALIRSGNKPPYILVPHSLSGIEAIYWAQEYPSEVKGIIALDIGLPKQYESNEIGMVDSLKIKGMNILTKIGFQRLAPSITYNPEVIRQSFLNEQEKDIYKALTYKRAFNDDMKQELLQSYNNGKKSNSLSIPKETPMLFIDAIARQYKDSKYTKQKNEDYKKFASKLLIADVKIIEGTHSIYLYAPDEIYKFAMDFIKNKVMEN, encoded by the coding sequence ATGAAAAAATTATTGAAGTTAGTGAAAATAATTTTTTTAATGTGTATTAGTATTATTTTCTTTGGAACAGGCGCTGTATTTATATATCATAACTATCAATTAAAAATGGAATCGAAATTAATGAACAATAAAGGTGAACTTGTTAATTTCGATAATAAAAAAGTGAATGTTTATAATGAGGGGAGCGGGGAGGACACGTTTGTATTTATGGCCGGTTCTGGAATTGCCGCTCCTGTTTATGAATTAAAAGGCTTATATAGGAAATTTTCGAAAGAAAACAAGATTTCTGTAATTGAGAGAGCTGGTTATGGATACAGTGATGTTTTTCAAGATGATAGAGATATTGAGACGATATTAGAACAAACGAGAGAAGCGCTTATTCGAAGTGGAAATAAACCACCTTACATTTTAGTACCACACTCTCTATCGGGAATAGAGGCTATTTATTGGGCACAAGAATATCCAAGTGAAGTAAAAGGGATTATTGCGTTAGATATTGGTTTACCTAAACAGTACGAATCTAATGAAATAGGCATGGTTGATTCATTAAAAATAAAAGGGATGAATATTTTAACGAAAATTGGTTTTCAGAGATTAGCTCCCTCTATTACTTATAATCCCGAAGTTATTCGTCAATCCTTTTTAAATGAACAGGAAAAAGATATTTATAAAGCGCTTACGTATAAGAGGGCTTTTAATGATGATATGAAGCAAGAACTTTTACAAAGCTACAATAACGGTAAAAAATCAAATTCCTTATCGATCCCAAAAGAAACACCTATGTTATTTATAGATGCGATTGCTAGGCAATATAAAGATTCGAAGTATACAAAGCAAAAAAACGAAGATTATAAGAAGTTTGCTAGCAAGTTATTAATAGCTGATGTGAAAATAATTGAAGGTACACATAGCATTTATTTATACGCTCCTGATGAAATATACAAATTTGCTATGGACTTTATTAAGAATAAAGTAATGGAGAACTAA
- a CDS encoding DUF2785 domain-containing protein, with protein MNEVLELKEELLQIKNNNYAVPEDVDAYPYAQWMLDYIGSSDAELRDDLIYSTLHKWITNDVFRQKELRGLMLQAISPDYLFYKIGEKGTDSVFKRAFSVLIPPLILSVHEREPLLSEEQLYSVAEQVLEYVYLEEDVRGYVEGKGWAHSTAHAADALDALARTIRNREFSYAILAAVRQKVRLNDYAYIHFEDERLVKPIMSLRNQNLLTEEEWGNWLHSIATVEDVRHPQHAILVQNIRSFLRSLYFRVLETEGSTAFTDDILETLRGVRRY; from the coding sequence ATGAATGAAGTACTAGAACTAAAAGAAGAACTGCTACAAATTAAAAATAATAATTATGCTGTACCAGAAGACGTAGATGCATATCCATATGCACAGTGGATGTTAGATTATATCGGATCATCCGATGCTGAATTACGTGATGATTTAATTTATAGTACGCTTCACAAATGGATTACAAATGATGTGTTTAGACAAAAAGAATTACGAGGGTTAATGTTACAGGCAATTAGTCCTGATTATTTATTTTATAAAATTGGTGAAAAGGGAACAGACTCTGTTTTTAAACGTGCGTTCTCTGTATTAATTCCACCACTTATTTTATCTGTTCATGAAAGAGAACCATTGTTATCGGAAGAACAACTGTACAGTGTGGCAGAACAAGTGTTGGAATATGTATATTTAGAAGAAGATGTAAGGGGTTACGTAGAAGGAAAAGGCTGGGCACATTCTACAGCACACGCTGCTGATGCGCTAGATGCGTTAGCGCGTACAATACGAAATCGTGAGTTTTCATATGCAATACTAGCTGCTGTTCGTCAGAAGGTTCGTTTAAATGACTACGCGTACATACACTTTGAGGATGAGAGATTAGTAAAACCAATTATGTCGTTACGTAACCAAAATCTTTTAACGGAAGAAGAGTGGGGCAACTGGCTACATAGTATAGCAACTGTTGAAGACGTCCGACATCCGCAGCATGCTATTTTAGTACAAAATATTAGATCTTTCCTGAGAAGTTTATATTTCAGAGTTTTAGAGACAGAGGGTAGCACAGCTTTTACAGATGATATATTGGAGACTTTGAGGGGGGTGCGTAGGTATTAA